The Candidatus Hydrogenedentota bacterium genome includes a window with the following:
- a CDS encoding ATP-dependent Clp protease ATP-binding subunit, which translates to MWERFTERAKHVVSAAREEAVRLGSDYVRTEHILLGLCRESEGIAARALEGLGIDIEVMAAEIEQQVQPGTSTPSSDEITFTPRAKKVLELAVEEARRFNHNYIGTEHILLGLLKEGEGIAAKMLQDMKIDLARVQAEVVRLLGGQGRPGGGGEAAAGRKSQTPALDAFGRDLTQLARENKLDPVIGREGEIERVIQVLSRRTKNNPVLIGEAGVGKTAIVEGLAQAIITGDVPDLLLNRRVLTLDLAGVVAGTKYRGQFEERLKSVMKEIRRADNIILFIDELHTIVGAGAAEGAVDAANMLKPSLARGELQCIGATTMDEYRKHIEKDAALARRFQTILVNAPTVEQTIEIIKGLRDKYEAHHRVKFSDEAVVAAARLSNQYITDRFLPDKAVDVIDEAGSRARLQITTRPPWLKSLEQEIAEATKEKEAAIRNQEYEKAAGFRDRERTLIARLDEAKREWERRRDSSETVVNEDDIAHIVSKWTGVPLTKLEEKESQRLLRMREELHRGVVGQEEAIDAITRAIQRSRSGLRNRTRPVGSFLLLGPTGVGKTLLAKTLAEFLFGSQEALITVDMSEYMEKFAVSRLMGAPPGYIGYDQGGQLTEQVRRRPYSVVLFDEIEKAHPDVFNALLQVLEEGHMTDSTGRKVDFRNTVVMMTSNAGARRIGRNSTLGFHRDEEGEVYARMKDRVLEEVRKVFNPEFMNRIDEVLVFHRLNREQLLGIIDIQAREVIDRVAEQGVQLVLSDEAKDFLVRVGSSEEYGARPLRRAVQQYVEDPLAELLLRGGLETDTQLIVRPSDIGDRLLFDTVALAAEGVKT; encoded by the coding sequence ATGTGGGAACGTTTCACAGAACGCGCGAAGCATGTCGTGAGCGCGGCGCGGGAGGAGGCGGTGCGCCTCGGCAGCGACTATGTGCGGACGGAGCACATCCTGCTGGGCCTGTGCCGGGAGTCCGAGGGGATAGCGGCGCGCGCCCTGGAGGGGCTCGGCATAGACATCGAGGTGATGGCGGCGGAGATTGAGCAGCAGGTGCAGCCGGGCACGTCCACGCCATCGAGCGATGAAATCACCTTCACGCCGCGTGCGAAAAAGGTGCTGGAGCTGGCGGTGGAGGAGGCGCGGCGTTTCAACCACAATTATATCGGCACGGAGCACATCCTGCTGGGCCTGCTGAAGGAGGGCGAGGGGATTGCGGCGAAGATGCTGCAGGACATGAAGATTGACCTGGCCCGGGTGCAGGCGGAGGTGGTGCGGCTGCTGGGCGGCCAGGGCCGTCCGGGCGGGGGCGGCGAGGCGGCGGCGGGCCGCAAGTCGCAGACGCCCGCGCTGGACGCCTTCGGGCGCGACCTGACGCAGTTGGCTCGGGAGAACAAGCTGGACCCGGTCATCGGTCGCGAGGGCGAGATCGAGCGGGTGATTCAGGTGCTGAGCCGCCGCACGAAGAACAACCCGGTGCTGATCGGCGAGGCGGGCGTGGGGAAGACGGCCATTGTGGAGGGGCTGGCCCAGGCCATCATCACCGGCGACGTGCCGGACCTGCTGCTGAACCGGCGGGTGCTCACGCTGGACCTGGCCGGGGTGGTGGCGGGGACGAAGTACCGGGGCCAGTTCGAGGAGCGGCTGAAGTCGGTGATGAAGGAAATCCGGCGGGCCGACAACATCATCCTGTTCATAGACGAGCTGCACACCATAGTGGGCGCGGGCGCGGCGGAGGGCGCGGTGGACGCGGCCAACATGCTCAAGCCGTCGCTCGCGCGCGGCGAGCTCCAGTGCATCGGCGCGACGACGATGGACGAGTACCGCAAGCACATCGAGAAGGACGCCGCGCTGGCGCGGCGCTTCCAGACGATACTGGTGAACGCGCCGACGGTCGAGCAGACCATCGAGATTATCAAGGGGCTCCGGGACAAGTACGAGGCGCACCACCGGGTGAAGTTCTCGGACGAGGCGGTGGTGGCGGCGGCGCGGCTTTCGAACCAGTACATCACGGACCGCTTCCTGCCGGACAAGGCGGTGGACGTGATAGACGAGGCGGGGAGCCGCGCGCGGCTGCAAATCACGACGCGCCCGCCCTGGCTGAAGAGCCTGGAGCAGGAGATAGCGGAGGCGACGAAGGAGAAGGAGGCGGCCATCCGCAACCAGGAATACGAGAAGGCGGCGGGGTTCCGAGACCGCGAGCGCACCCTCATCGCGCGGCTGGACGAGGCCAAGCGGGAGTGGGAGCGCAGGCGGGACTCTTCGGAGACGGTGGTGAACGAGGACGACATCGCGCACATCGTGTCCAAATGGACGGGCGTGCCCCTGACGAAACTGGAGGAGAAGGAGTCGCAGCGCCTGCTGCGGATGCGCGAGGAGCTGCACCGGGGCGTGGTGGGCCAGGAGGAGGCGATTGACGCCATCACCCGGGCCATCCAGCGGTCCCGCTCGGGGCTGCGCAACCGGACCCGGCCCGTGGGCTCGTTCCTCCTGCTCGGCCCGACGGGCGTGGGCAAGACCCTGCTGGCGAAGACCCTGGCGGAGTTCCTGTTCGGCAGCCAGGAGGCGCTGATCACGGTGGACATGTCGGAGTACATGGAGAAATTCGCCGTGTCCCGGCTGATGGGGGCGCCCCCCGGCTACATCGGATACGACCAGGGCGGGCAGCTCACCGAGCAGGTGCGCCGCAGGCCCTATTCCGTGGTGCTTTTCGACGAGATCGAGAAGGCGCACCCCGACGTGTTCAACGCGCTTCTCCAGGTGCTCGAGGAGGGGCACATGACCGACTCGACGGGCCGGAAGGTGGACTTCCGGAACACCGTGGTGATGATGACCTCGAACGCGGGGGCGCGGCGCATCGGGCGCAACAGCACACTGGGCTTCCACCGCGACGAGGAGGGCGAGGTCTACGCCCGGATGAAGGACCGCGTCCTGGAGGAGGTCCGCAAGGTTTTCAACCCGGAATTCATGAACCGGATTGACGAGGTGCTGGTGTTCCACCGCCTGAACCGGGAGCAGCTCCTGGGCATAATTGACATTCAGGCCAGAGAAGTGATAGATCGGGTGGCGGAACAGGGCGTCCAACTGGTCCTTTCCGACGAGGCAAAGGACTTTTTGGTGCGCGTGGGCAGCAGTGAGGAATATGGCGCAAGGCCCCTGCGCCGGGCTGTGCAGCAGTACGTGGAGGACCCCCTCGCGGAACTGTTGCTTCGGGGCGGGCTGGAAACGGACACGCAATTGATTGTGCGACCTTCGGACATCGGGGACAGGCTCCTGTTCGACACGGTGGCACTGGCTGCGGAAGGTGTGAAAACTTGA
- the bamA gene encoding outer membrane protein assembly factor BamA, with amino-acid sequence MKKMQFGLAIVLGLFGLAATAQDFTGKNIGEVRFDGLVRVSDQAVRAKVESLPGTPFNQGAVSRDVRRLYELGFFNTVNAGVAEEGGGVVLTFVVEEKRVIEEVRIIGNKKIKDRNIRGALTMREGDSFIPEAYDEERKAVLKLYEAKGYANTTVDAVSENVGPSRVRLVYTITEGRKARIHDIEFEGNEAVSDRQLRKAMKTKQAWWFFGGKYEEEKFEADLANVMNVYGDKGRLESEISKTDVVYTDNGKGMDITIYVSEGPEYTMESLEIAENKVFDDDEMTGVVKVRPGDVHNKGQVAKDVQLLQKGYQDSGYVDALVTPQVTLDREKKTTRVSYNVSEGDLKYVREIQITGNSVTKDEIIRRQMLLVPGERYDGTAVDQSKKRIENTRFFDSVRITLDETPDKTGDELFTDLNVDVEEGKTGTFNFGGGYSTEDGVGVYGEMRLNNFDIANWPSFAGGGQQLRLRINTGQRRDEYSLSFTEPEFLGRPLSFGFDLYDENYDVRGGANYNEAATGGQLRLGKNLSPYVFAQASLRAQENDISGIPWYANPEIRRTEGQSTTVSTRWSIERNTLDSRFDPGKGSVHILAVELAGLGGDHDFVKFEHDSTWYKTVGGAEKVVLSLRQRDGLMTEYGDSDWVPLQDRFYAGGTSTIRGYRNRDIGPKVREYLFWGDTFAVGGNMRLITNLEAKYKLSDILRVYAFADAGGVWRDIDDFDFGDYRYSAGVGLGFNVPMLGPIRLDYAFPLNPDDDQSSSGRLHLATGFRF; translated from the coding sequence TTGAAAAAGATGCAATTCGGCCTCGCCATCGTTCTGGGCCTGTTCGGCCTTGCCGCAACCGCCCAGGACTTCACGGGAAAAAACATTGGGGAAGTGCGCTTCGACGGGCTGGTGCGCGTGAGCGACCAGGCCGTCCGCGCCAAGGTGGAGTCCCTGCCGGGCACCCCGTTCAACCAGGGCGCGGTGTCCCGGGACGTGCGCCGGCTCTATGAGCTGGGCTTCTTCAACACCGTCAACGCCGGGGTTGCCGAGGAGGGCGGCGGCGTGGTCCTGACCTTCGTGGTGGAGGAGAAGCGCGTCATCGAGGAGGTGCGCATCATCGGCAACAAGAAGATCAAGGACCGGAACATCCGCGGCGCCCTGACAATGCGCGAGGGCGACTCGTTCATTCCCGAGGCGTATGACGAGGAGCGGAAGGCGGTCCTGAAGCTTTATGAGGCGAAGGGCTACGCGAACACGACGGTGGACGCGGTGTCCGAGAACGTCGGGCCGTCGCGGGTGCGCCTGGTGTACACCATCACCGAGGGCCGCAAGGCGCGCATCCACGACATCGAGTTCGAGGGGAACGAGGCGGTGTCCGACCGCCAGCTCCGCAAGGCGATGAAGACCAAGCAGGCGTGGTGGTTCTTCGGCGGGAAGTACGAGGAGGAGAAGTTCGAGGCGGACCTGGCCAACGTCATGAACGTCTACGGCGACAAGGGGCGGCTGGAGTCCGAGATTTCGAAGACTGACGTCGTCTACACGGACAACGGCAAGGGGATGGACATCACCATTTACGTGTCCGAGGGCCCCGAATACACCATGGAGAGCCTGGAGATCGCCGAAAACAAGGTTTTCGACGACGACGAGATGACGGGCGTGGTGAAGGTGCGGCCCGGCGACGTGCACAACAAGGGGCAGGTGGCGAAGGATGTTCAACTGCTGCAGAAGGGCTACCAGGACAGCGGCTATGTGGACGCGCTGGTGACGCCGCAGGTGACGCTGGACCGCGAGAAGAAGACGACGCGGGTGTCGTACAACGTTTCCGAGGGCGACCTTAAATACGTGCGTGAAATCCAGATCACGGGGAACAGCGTGACGAAGGATGAGATTATCCGGCGGCAGATGCTGCTGGTGCCCGGCGAGCGGTACGACGGCACGGCGGTGGACCAGAGCAAGAAGCGGATCGAGAACACGCGCTTCTTCGACTCGGTCCGGATTACCCTGGATGAGACGCCGGACAAGACCGGGGACGAGCTGTTCACGGACCTGAATGTGGATGTCGAGGAGGGGAAGACCGGCACGTTCAACTTCGGCGGCGGCTACAGCACGGAGGACGGGGTGGGCGTCTACGGCGAGATGCGCCTGAACAATTTCGACATCGCCAACTGGCCGAGTTTCGCGGGCGGCGGCCAGCAGCTCCGGCTGCGGATTAACACGGGCCAGCGGCGCGACGAGTACAGCCTGAGCTTCACGGAGCCCGAGTTCCTCGGGCGGCCCCTGTCCTTCGGCTTCGACCTGTACGACGAGAACTACGACGTGCGCGGCGGGGCGAACTACAACGAGGCGGCCACGGGCGGGCAGCTCCGCCTGGGCAAAAACCTGTCGCCGTATGTGTTCGCCCAGGCGAGCCTCCGCGCGCAGGAGAACGACATCAGCGGCATACCCTGGTACGCCAATCCTGAAATCCGCCGGACCGAGGGCCAGTCCACGACCGTGAGCACCCGGTGGTCCATCGAGCGGAACACGCTGGACAGCCGCTTTGACCCGGGCAAGGGCTCGGTCCACATCCTTGCGGTGGAGCTTGCCGGCCTGGGCGGCGACCACGACTTTGTGAAGTTCGAGCACGACTCGACCTGGTACAAGACCGTGGGCGGCGCGGAGAAGGTGGTGCTGTCGCTGCGGCAGCGCGACGGCCTGATGACGGAGTACGGCGATTCGGACTGGGTGCCGCTGCAGGACCGGTTCTACGCGGGCGGCACGAGCACCATCCGCGGCTACCGGAACCGCGACATCGGCCCGAAGGTGCGCGAGTATCTGTTCTGGGGCGACACCTTCGCGGTGGGCGGGAACATGCGCCTGATCACGAACCTGGAGGCGAAGTACAAGCTGAGCGACATTCTGCGGGTGTACGCCTTCGCCGACGCGGGCGGGGTGTGGCGGGACATAGACGACTTTGACTTCGGCGACTACCGCTACAGCGCGGGCGTGGGCCTCGGGTTCAACGTGCCGATGCTGGGCCCCATCCGTCTGGACTACGCGTTCCCGCTGAACCCCGACGACGACCAGAGCAGCAGCGGCCGTCTCCACCTGGCCACGGGATTCCGTTTCTAA
- a CDS encoding OmpH family outer membrane protein produces MSHMTSLKIVSVLLLGMFAAFAAVLPAAAQENKTAAASGATQYKIGVVDMSVLLNEYNKRKVLYDQLQKEVDEKQKELDAMEAAINKDKASYDSQRDGMSEDARIEMRTKIETAITNYKAAMQTRQRMIDNNEERVMKELVGDIQKTIAKVGESEGYHIILNSAGEGGPRAALLYHSTTVDMTSKVLALLNK; encoded by the coding sequence GTGTCACACATGACGAGCCTGAAAATTGTGTCCGTTCTCCTTCTGGGCATGTTCGCGGCCTTCGCGGCCGTCCTTCCCGCCGCCGCGCAGGAAAACAAGACGGCTGCGGCGTCCGGCGCCACCCAGTACAAAATCGGGGTGGTGGACATGAGCGTCCTCCTGAATGAGTACAACAAGCGCAAGGTGCTTTACGACCAGCTTCAGAAGGAAGTGGACGAGAAGCAGAAGGAGCTGGACGCGATGGAGGCGGCCATCAACAAGGACAAGGCCAGCTACGACTCCCAGCGGGACGGCATGAGCGAGGATGCCCGCATCGAGATGCGCACGAAGATCGAGACGGCCATCACCAACTACAAGGCCGCCATGCAGACGCGCCAGCGGATGATTGACAACAACGAGGAGCGGGTGATGAAGGAGCTGGTGGGCGACATCCAGAAGACCATCGCCAAGGTGGGCGAGTCCGAGGGGTACCACATCATCCTCAATTCGGCCGGCGAGGGCGGGCCCCGCGCCGCGCTGCTGTACCACAGCACCACGGTTGACATGACGTCGAAAGTGCTGGCATTGCTGAACAAGTAG
- the lpxD gene encoding UDP-3-O-(3-hydroxymyristoyl)glucosamine N-acyltransferase: MALTVEEIARLVGGVVTGDPATEITGVNGIQEAGPGDLCFARGPKYHPMLLDCRASAALVSEPVEGISPATILVARPEQAFVMVLHLFESRKAHVPPAGADPSASVSPEAVLGAGVHVGPRAVVEAGARLDDGVVVHAGVYVGRNCRIGAGTVLYPNAVLREESVVGKGCIIHSGACIGSDGFGFVPVEGAWRKIPQVGTVEIGDDVEIGSNTAIDRATFGVTRIGSGTKIDNLVQIGHNVRIGEHCVIAGTAGIAGSAVIGNHVRIGASAGVAGHITIGDGASIGARSGVMKSVPAGAVVSGFPATDHEAQKRIMVGVTRLPELLKRLRRAEDRLAALEEKGE, encoded by the coding sequence ATGGCCCTCACCGTCGAAGAAATAGCGCGCCTGGTCGGCGGTGTTGTCACGGGCGACCCGGCGACGGAAATCACGGGCGTCAACGGCATCCAGGAGGCCGGACCGGGCGACCTGTGCTTCGCCCGCGGCCCGAAATACCACCCCATGCTCCTGGACTGCCGCGCCTCCGCGGCGCTCGTTTCGGAGCCTGTGGAGGGCATTTCCCCCGCAACCATCCTTGTGGCGCGGCCCGAGCAGGCCTTTGTGATGGTGCTGCACCTGTTTGAAAGCAGGAAGGCGCATGTCCCGCCCGCCGGGGCGGACCCCTCCGCTTCGGTGTCGCCGGAGGCCGTGCTGGGCGCGGGGGTGCATGTGGGGCCCCGCGCGGTGGTGGAGGCCGGGGCCCGGCTCGACGACGGCGTGGTGGTCCATGCGGGAGTGTACGTGGGCCGGAATTGCCGGATTGGCGCGGGCACAGTCCTCTATCCCAACGCGGTGCTCCGGGAAGAAAGCGTGGTGGGAAAGGGTTGTATTATCCATTCGGGCGCCTGCATCGGGAGCGACGGCTTCGGATTTGTGCCCGTGGAGGGGGCATGGCGGAAGATTCCCCAGGTCGGCACCGTGGAAATCGGCGACGACGTGGAGATAGGCAGCAACACGGCCATAGACCGGGCGACCTTCGGCGTAACCCGCATCGGAAGCGGGACGAAGATTGACAACCTGGTGCAGATAGGCCACAATGTCCGGATCGGTGAACACTGCGTGATCGCGGGCACCGCGGGCATTGCGGGCAGCGCCGTAATCGGAAATCATGTGCGCATCGGCGCGTCCGCGGGCGTCGCGGGCCACATCACCATCGGCGACGGCGCCTCCATCGGCGCCCGGAGCGGGGTGATGAAATCCGTGCCGGCGGGCGCCGTGGTGTCGGGGTTCCCGGCGACGGACCATGAGGCGCAGAAGCGGATCATGGTGGGCGTGACGCGGCTGCCCGAACTGTTGAAGCGCCTGCGGAGGGCGGAGGACCGCCTGGCGGCGCTGGAAGAAAAAGGCGAATGA
- a CDS encoding HEAT repeat domain-containing protein, with protein MAASFKSDDSFLRKLVVGAAGTNATIDRLTALGFRPIELERGSTGFKIWKKIKIKRVRVPDILCLRTGLRFESRGKTKPEISMSHSLSETRRAWDAGMRDDDFISIVVFHQSAESPIDLKPISPVQFIKVKDLRDAFGGNRVSITKPKGVEEGSEIRVVWMSAVAAQPSIVSEISEKRIQLKDNESGRIQTVQLVRNKGTITLEPQVCVGDTVEANRIVAASVPVSVALSCPPPVDEAYFVDKLGNTNLSERYAAAKALRYRGYTTARRALADRMALPDEDIYVQLEAAAALAAHGHPEGWGFMEGKLRSDVMHVPLETQLETVIVVSEIPDPSSESLLIEVLKDEGRDDELRAGAAWALGQFATPAAANALVATFNSAELGVKTEAARSLLKITGKQVDPVVELLKTCMPDQRDGLSWALARSGGFDPNILFDGADDNLRRWISYILGHGKNLFSTRDVEAVCTSDPQVYFAASVLWQILESWIDGLTEV; from the coding sequence GTGGCCGCAAGCTTCAAAAGTGACGACAGCTTTTTACGAAAATTGGTGGTGGGTGCCGCCGGGACGAATGCAACGATTGACCGTTTGACCGCACTTGGTTTCAGGCCGATTGAACTGGAGCGGGGTTCTACCGGCTTCAAGATATGGAAGAAGATCAAGATCAAACGCGTCCGTGTGCCCGACATTCTGTGCCTGCGCACTGGACTGCGTTTTGAATCCAGGGGCAAGACAAAGCCTGAAATCTCGATGTCGCACTCGCTAAGTGAAACGAGGCGCGCATGGGATGCGGGAATGCGTGATGATGACTTCATTTCGATCGTTGTGTTCCACCAGAGCGCTGAGTCTCCCATTGACCTGAAACCGATATCCCCGGTACAGTTCATCAAGGTAAAAGATTTACGTGATGCGTTTGGGGGGAATCGAGTCTCCATTACCAAGCCGAAAGGGGTCGAGGAAGGCTCTGAAATCCGCGTGGTGTGGATGTCCGCAGTGGCCGCACAGCCGTCAATTGTGTCTGAGATTTCGGAAAAGCGTATCCAGTTGAAGGATAATGAATCCGGGCGGATTCAGACGGTTCAACTTGTCCGCAACAAGGGGACGATCACGTTGGAACCGCAGGTATGTGTTGGCGACACCGTGGAAGCCAACCGGATTGTCGCGGCCTCTGTTCCGGTGTCGGTTGCGTTATCCTGCCCGCCCCCGGTGGATGAGGCATATTTCGTTGACAAACTGGGCAATACCAACCTCAGCGAGCGCTATGCTGCCGCCAAGGCGTTGCGCTATCGGGGGTATACAACCGCGCGTCGTGCTCTTGCGGACAGGATGGCGCTTCCGGATGAGGACATCTATGTGCAACTCGAGGCAGCCGCAGCGCTCGCGGCACATGGACATCCGGAAGGATGGGGATTTATGGAGGGAAAACTGCGCAGTGATGTCATGCATGTCCCTCTTGAGACACAACTGGAAACGGTGATCGTGGTCTCGGAAATACCGGACCCCAGCAGCGAAAGTCTGCTCATCGAGGTCTTGAAAGATGAGGGGCGCGACGATGAACTCAGGGCTGGGGCGGCTTGGGCGCTTGGACAATTCGCAACTCCCGCAGCGGCAAACGCTCTTGTGGCCACATTCAACTCAGCCGAATTGGGCGTGAAGACAGAGGCGGCCCGGTCACTCCTCAAGATCACGGGAAAACAAGTTGACCCTGTGGTCGAATTGCTCAAGACATGTATGCCCGATCAGAGGGACGGACTGTCATGGGCTCTTGCCCGCTCGGGCGGGTTCGACCCAAACATCCTGTTCGATGGCGCAGATGACAACCTTCGGCGATGGATCAGCTACATCTTGGGGCATGGCAAGAATTTGTTCTCCACGAGGGACGTGGAGGCCGTCTGCACATCCGACCCTCAAGTGTACTTTGCCGCCAGCGTTCTCTGGCAGATTCTGGAGAGCTGGATTGACGGATTGACCGAGGTTTAA
- a CDS encoding site-specific DNA-methyltransferase — MRTQPLYATRYGRAIVGDAFALLRELDDESVDLVMTSPPFALRRQKTYGNVEETDYVAWILPFSKEVFRVLKPTGSFVLDLGGAYRAGVPSRSLYNFRVLLTLCDEVGFHLAEDFYWFNPAKLPSPIEWVNKRKIRAKDAVNTIWWFGKTEFPKADVRKVLAPYSKRMKKLIQDPESFYQPKKRPSGHDISTGFSKDNGGAIPSNLLSIPNTDSNSTYLWLCKEFGLERHPARFPEDLPAFFIKMLTDEGDLVLDIFGGSNTTGFTAEALSRRWLTFDLSRDYLVTSVLRFLEGSSVETVCGILSSLTTDDANLFLEDVACTLKNGAVAKVFRDDLITPCDESRQMVLLEEQAQYKAQQNTTGRGGSPCA, encoded by the coding sequence ATGCGAACCCAACCTTTATATGCCACACGATATGGCCGGGCGATTGTTGGTGATGCATTTGCGCTTCTTCGTGAACTCGACGATGAGTCTGTGGATCTCGTGATGACATCCCCTCCTTTCGCGCTGAGGCGGCAGAAGACCTATGGCAATGTTGAAGAGACGGACTATGTGGCATGGATCCTTCCGTTCTCAAAAGAGGTCTTCAGGGTTCTGAAACCGACGGGAAGTTTTGTTCTTGACCTGGGAGGGGCATACCGCGCAGGCGTGCCGTCGCGTTCACTCTACAACTTTCGTGTGCTGTTGACTTTGTGCGATGAAGTCGGTTTTCACTTGGCTGAGGATTTTTACTGGTTTAACCCGGCGAAACTGCCCTCTCCCATTGAGTGGGTTAACAAACGGAAGATTCGCGCAAAGGACGCCGTCAACACCATTTGGTGGTTTGGCAAGACTGAATTTCCCAAAGCGGATGTGAGAAAGGTCCTGGCACCGTACTCCAAACGGATGAAGAAACTGATTCAAGACCCCGAAAGCTTCTACCAACCAAAGAAACGGCCGTCAGGACACGACATCAGCACCGGATTCAGCAAGGACAACGGCGGCGCGATACCGTCGAATCTTCTGAGCATCCCAAACACCGATAGCAACTCCACTTATCTTTGGCTGTGCAAGGAATTCGGACTGGAACGCCATCCAGCGCGTTTCCCGGAAGATCTGCCCGCTTTCTTCATCAAGATGTTGACAGATGAGGGGGATTTGGTACTGGACATATTCGGGGGGTCAAACACAACAGGGTTTACGGCAGAGGCCTTGTCTCGCAGATGGTTGACGTTTGACCTCAGCAGGGACTACCTGGTGACCTCGGTGTTACGCTTTCTTGAGGGCAGTTCGGTTGAAACGGTCTGCGGTATTTTATCGTCGCTGACCACGGACGACGCCAATTTGTTCCTTGAAGACGTGGCTTGCACCCTAAAAAATGGCGCTGTCGCAAAGGTTTTTAGGGACGATCTGATTACGCCTTGCGATGAGTCGAGACAAATGGTGTTGCTTGAAGAGCAGGCGCAATACAAGGCCCAACAAAACACAACAGGGCGAGGCGGCAGCCCGTGTGCCTGA
- a CDS encoding calcineurin-like phosphoesterase C-terminal domain-containing protein: MRLTGFVLVFLLLSGVAAPLFAEDTARGVVYADENGNGAWDGGEAGLPGVMVSNGREVVLTDAAGVWSLPVTEDTALFVVKPSDYAVPVDAHRRPQYYYLHKPAGSPTGDPAPGLAPTGPLPASVDFGLIPRPEPRQFDVVVFSDPQARGLTEVNYVARDVVPELVGVNAAFGVTLGDIVADDPGLFREISEAVGHIGIPWYWLFGNHDGNRSAKEDRHADETFERYFGPSTYAFSHGGAFFIAYRNMELKPEGGFNYIFRDDDLAFTRNCLAHVPKEQLVVLMMHVPLPGTKQREALYEMIADRPHTFSMSGHTHEQAHVFLDAKRGWKGAEPHHHYIAGTVSGGWWVGERDETGIPVALMNDGGPNGYAILSIDGADYRLWYKAARRPADYQMNVYAPDGVSQAEAAGTEVRANFFAGSKRCRLEMTLDGGKTWLPMEQFTGTDPEAARMNGMNPHRLGGVWGWDVDEPSRTDHLWRATLPEGLAEGTHLITVRATDQFGAVHHGHRVLRVGGTAE, translated from the coding sequence ATGAGACTCACGGGATTTGTGTTGGTTTTTCTGTTGCTGTCGGGGGTTGCCGCGCCGCTTTTCGCGGAGGACACGGCGCGGGGGGTGGTCTACGCGGATGAGAACGGGAACGGTGCGTGGGACGGGGGGGAGGCGGGCCTGCCGGGGGTGATGGTGTCGAACGGGCGGGAGGTGGTCCTGACGGACGCGGCGGGGGTGTGGTCCCTGCCGGTGACGGAGGACACGGCGCTGTTCGTGGTGAAGCCGTCGGACTACGCCGTGCCGGTGGACGCGCACCGGCGGCCGCAATACTATTACCTGCACAAGCCCGCCGGGTCGCCAACGGGCGACCCCGCGCCGGGGTTGGCGCCCACGGGGCCCCTGCCCGCCTCGGTGGACTTCGGCCTCATCCCCCGCCCGGAACCGCGCCAGTTCGACGTGGTGGTCTTCAGCGACCCGCAGGCGCGGGGGCTCACGGAGGTGAATTATGTCGCCCGCGACGTGGTGCCGGAGCTGGTGGGCGTGAATGCGGCTTTCGGCGTCACCCTGGGCGACATCGTCGCGGACGACCCAGGCCTGTTCCGGGAAATCAGCGAGGCCGTCGGGCATATCGGCATTCCCTGGTACTGGCTCTTCGGCAACCATGACGGGAACCGCTCCGCGAAGGAGGACCGTCACGCGGACGAGACCTTCGAGCGGTATTTCGGCCCCTCCACCTACGCCTTCAGCCACGGCGGCGCCTTTTTCATCGCCTACCGCAACATGGAACTGAAGCCGGAGGGCGGGTTCAACTACATTTTCCGGGACGACGACCTGGCGTTCACGCGGAACTGCCTGGCCCATGTGCCGAAGGAGCAACTGGTGGTGCTGATGATGCACGTGCCACTGCCGGGGACGAAGCAGCGCGAGGCGCTGTACGAGATGATCGCGGACCGGCCGCACACGTTCTCAATGTCCGGCCACACGCACGAGCAGGCGCATGTTTTCCTCGACGCGAAGCGGGGCTGGAAGGGCGCCGAACCCCACCACCACTACATCGCGGGCACCGTCTCCGGCGGCTGGTGGGTGGGCGAGCGCGACGAGACGGGCATCCCCGTGGCCCTGATGAACGACGGCGGGCCGAACGGCTACGCCATCCTCAGCATAGACGGCGCGGACTACCGGCTCTGGTACAAGGCGGCGCGCCGTCCCGCGGACTACCAGATGAACGTCTACGCCCCGGACGGGGTGTCCCAGGCGGAGGCGGCGGGCACGGAGGTGCGGGCGAACTTCTTCGCCGGGTCAAAGCGGTGCCGTCTGGAGATGACCCTCGACGGCGGAAAGACCTGGCTGCCCATGGAGCAGTTCACCGGCACCGACCCCGAGGCCGCGCGCATGAACGGGATGAACCCGCACCGCCTCGGCGGCGTTTGGGGCTGGGACGTGGACGAGCCCAGCCGCACGGACCACCTCTGGCGCGCAACCCTGCCGGAGGGGCTGGCCGAGGGCACCCACCTGATCACCGTCCGCGCCACGGACCAGTTCGGCGCGGTCCACCACGGGCACCGGGTCCTGCGCGTGGGGGGGACGGCGGAGTAA